ACCTATTATTACTTCTATTCCTTGAGAAGCCTGCATTTCCCAGTATttccagcaaacaaacaagcaaaccaaGGAAGAAAACTAGAAGAGATTTGATTCAAAGCCTAACATCACTTCAGAATCTGATATACCTCATCTCGGTAGGAAAAAATGCAGGACTGTACACAGAAGATGCCTTACATGCTTAACTCAAAGGTGTGCAACTATCAACAACATATGagagctgaaaagctgaaagaacAATCACTGGAATTGGTCTAAAAATAtcaaatttggggaaaaatgcAGAGTAATAATGGGAAGTTCAGAACTaccagcacagagagctgttGGATTGATCAATTGGCCACGTAAATTAAGAGGATCTACATTTCGCTCCTAGTAAATGAAACGATAACCAAAGCAACAAGGCAATTTAGAGGCAAGAGTTGCCTCTGCACCTCCACCTCTCCCCAGCAACCCCAGTTCTACACCACTCCATGTTTACCGTAGTCGGTGCGCTTTGAGATGATTCTTCTTCTGTACAAACAGTCGAAACAGCCAGGGAAGACAGCCTGGATGAAGAGGATAACGTCTCCCTACCACTGTCCTCATTTAGAGCGGAAAGACCAAGCATATGGTGTCCATTCAGTTCACTGGCTTTGCTCTGAGCACAGGTCTGCAAAGAGCTGAGCAAAGTGCCATTGCGGAGACAGGTAGTGCTGTGGAAAGTGCTCGTGAGCTTTGATGATTTCTGATCACCCTCATCGGAGTCAAGCTTAGGGAATGACAGGGATTTGATATTGCTCACTGAAGTGATGGGGGAAAGGGACACTTTGGAAGACAAGGACATCTTTTCAcagtttcccagctgtggtAAAGTGATAAAGCCATTGGGTTTGTGAAGGGGTTTGAAGTCCAACGTGGCCCTTTCTATGGATGCCAGAACTTCCTCATCTTGCAAAACAGACTCAGACCCTCCTTTAGGCAAAGTATTATCTAACAGCTGGGCAACAATTGGCCCAGTAGTACCAACATGAATTTCAAggatattttttaattcctccttATCATCGATAGTTTTTAATTCCAGTTTGTCAAATGGGTCTTCTTCACATTCAAAATCAGCTGGGTTGAAATCTGCCTTTGGACGAGGTGGACTGAGGACCTTTTgcttcacagagctgctgttggcTGGGGTAGGAGTCAGAATATTATTGTGCTGCAGGCTAGCAAGGATGGGATTAATAGGAGGAGGCATAGCTTCAGGGCAAGCTCCCTCTGAGAACCCCATCTTGGTGCTGTCCTCTGGAGCAGCTTTTGAGTTTGTCAGAGCTTCTTCTGCCTTGCGTTCAGCttctctctgggcagcctgaaTTTTTTTGATGTCTTCAGCCCACTcgattgttttcttttccagtgagAAGTCATACTGGATGGGGGtagaggggaaaggagagaagggaaagtaaaaaaaaaaaaaaccaaaaaaaaaacaaacaccaaaacaaaacataagtTATAAGGATCATAGCTGCTACTTCTAGCAGCAACATAAAGAGAAGAAGAGCTACGTGAATTACCAGGGACAGGCAACATTTTTTCACAACCTGCAGAGTGATGAAGCTGGCAGAAACCAGAACTACTTAATTTTGCCACTAACAGCAAAATCTGGCTGCAACCTGGATTAGAATACTGTATTTTGCCTCCTTCCTacatttagttttgttttagaACTACTCATCATCCCAAGATCAGTTTCACAGCCCTCCCACCTTCTTCCCCCAGGAGAAGAGACATAGCAAGGGGAAGTCTAATGAGTTATTAGATGAACAATCACACCCTGATCTGGCACCACTGAACTACCCCCAGTCCACAAGTTCTACATATCATTCAGCAGAGTATTTTTGCATCCAAAGGCCAATATAGTATTACTCAATTTCCCCAACAAGATTCCTAAGGGACTTGATATTTGAGTGTCACACCCATTGGTTTAGGAGGTATTTTAATTCTCACTCCAGTGCAGTGTCTCACCAGCCAAAGGGGATATGTGGCTACACCAACGACAACACCTACAGGCGGCAGCAGATTTTGTTGTAGTTACTGATGTGACAGGATCTCAAAGGCTTTTCCCATTTAACCTCAGGTCCTTTAAGGCCAGATCAGCACAGGGAGGCATCTACTCATTACCAGTGTACTGACCACAGAGCGGCTTAGTTGTAAAGAGCAAAATTCTGAGGAGCCTAAATCTATCTTTAAACATCTACATATATTTTATACTAAAAAAATGGGTGGGAAGCCGTATTtcctgcacttttttttttaatggtactTGCTACAGCTGTAAAAGAGTCCAATTGCACTGTGAGATGCACAGTCCACACTGTGCAGAGTGTTGCAGTCTGAACAGGCACACTACACTGGCTGAGCCCCAGCTTGGCAGTAAAATGGAGACACAGCACAATTAAGTGAGCAACAGGACATCAGAAGCTCCTTTGGCTCTCCCACACCAGCTTAACTGAGTGGAAATATGGGTACTAGGACAATCAGGGAATTGTTTAATGGTTATGAGGGAAAAGCCATGATGTAGGATAACAAGGTAATATACAGGgcagggagaaaacagaaacaagaagaaaaaagcagaatcaCCTACAGCAATCTGTCACACACAAAGTAAAAACAATCATCAATTGGGACTGCTCAAGGAAAAACATGGATCCAAATGAGAAAACATAATTCAATTAGACTTCCTGTATCACAACCTGCATTTGGAGATTAGATTTCCAACAGTTATGCTAAAGCAATTGATTTTATGCTACTAACAGTTTATTTTACAGAAGCATGCTCCTCAAGTCAGGGAAGCCATCCGTGTATCAAGCTGTAAACTGTTTGCCCCACAGCTTGAAAAGAATTCTTACTCAGAACTACACAGACAAACACAGAAGAActacacagaaaacaagaacTGAAAATTATGCCATTGCCCAGGTGTATCAGTTCTTAGCATATTTGCtcttaaaaattatattcaa
This sequence is a window from Corvus moneduloides isolate bCorMon1 chromosome Z, bCorMon1.pri, whole genome shotgun sequence. Protein-coding genes within it:
- the UBAP1 gene encoding ubiquitin-associated protein 1 isoform X2, translated to MASRKLGSDSHGPFSYLDDVPFKIGDKFKTPAKVGLPIGFCLPDSSQLVREAQYDFSLEKKTIEWAEDIKKIQAAQREAERKAEEALTNSKAAPEDSTKMGFSEGACPEAMPPPINPILASLQHNNILTPTPANSSSVKQKVLSPPRPKADFNPADFECEEDPFDKLELKTIDDKEELKNILEIHVGTTGPIVAQLLDNTLPKGGSESVLQDEEVLASIERATLDFKPLHKPNGFITLPQLGNCEKMSLSSKVSLSPITSVSNIKSLSFPKLDSDEGDQKSSKLTSTFHSTTCLRNGTLLSSLQTCAQSKASELNGHHMLGLSALNEDSGRETLSSSSRLSSLAVSTVCTEEESSQSAPTTVHPDYQETEIPVVTHQNFAVSKVPNNSSCTKWPGGLTAELQQSLSPSERHCVETVVNMGYSPESVLKAMKKKGQNIDQVLDYLFAHGQLCEKGFDPLLVEAALEMHQCSEEKITELLQLMSQFKEMGFELKDIKEVLLLHNNDQHNALEDLMARAGAS
- the UBAP1 gene encoding ubiquitin-associated protein 1 isoform X1, with product MASRKLGSDSHGPFSYLDDVPFKIGDKFKTPAKVGLPIGFCLPDSSQLVREAQYDFSLEKKTIEWAEDIKKIQAAQREAERKAEEALTNSKAAPEDSTKMGFSEGACPEAMPPPINPILASLQHNNILTPTPANSSSVKQKVLSPPRPKADFNPADFECEEDPFDKLELKTIDDKEELKNILEIHVGTTGPIVAQLLDNTLPKGGSESVLQDEEVLASIERATLDFKPLHKPNGFITLPQLGNCEKMSLSSKVSLSPITSVSNIKSLSFPKLDSDEGDQKSSKLTSTFHSTTCLRNGTLLSSLQTCAQSKASELNGHHMLGLSALNEDSGRETLSSSSRLSSLAVSTVCTEEESSQSAPTTQVHPDYQETEIPVVTHQNFAVSKVPNNSSCTKWPGGLTAELQQSLSPSERHCVETVVNMGYSPESVLKAMKKKGQNIDQVLDYLFAHGQLCEKGFDPLLVEAALEMHQCSEEKITELLQLMSQFKEMGFELKDIKEVLLLHNNDQHNALEDLMARAGAS